In Promicromonospora sukumoe, the following proteins share a genomic window:
- a CDS encoding heparinase II/III family protein has translation MTAPSLPAPDVTARSFWAGQRVRGALAPTLATADAERGTPWPQPLASQYARFFRDGVRTAYEEQVAARQARLTRATLAALVEPDDAHVDEVVDGVLLLCEQSSWCWAAHDDTFDRLGRVTPTVTEPYLDLGAGEVAAQLAWVDHLLGPRLDERAPGVRWRVRQETQARVLRPFTDRRDWWWLGVDHPIMNWSPWIQGNVLAAALALEEDPSRRAAVAGLVAEGIAAYWASLPADGGVDEGYHYWWHGAARALEAQDLLAFAGIDPAPEALARIGATVAFPHAMHLGGDWYVNVADGAARPLATWPWNVVHAWALRVGDDAAAQHAASYRGRPDGLFDERASLPRAVGLLSGSWADAPAAAPPLVGRSVFPATGVAVARSVPGSARGLAVSVKGGHNDENHNHVDVGSVIVALDGVPVVVDAGKPTYRAGTFGPDRYDLWVVRGDWHNVPRVRGVEQAPGAEYAARAFEVSDGGAGAAAAAVGQDAERRVGRSLSPDEATSSTFDSPPDGGTAAGWRARIELGGAYPVDGLVEWWREVALQPGTETVTVVDSWAFSPEATNDPDGPTAWHWLLAGDVVLTNGRAVARFAPGSTPGTPPGRALAITWDPAAVDAALDVRALDDPELTAVWGEHLTRLRLTARSEAPSGSFQVTMRPIGSGMQEDA, from the coding sequence ATGACAGCACCGTCGCTGCCTGCGCCCGACGTCACGGCCCGGAGCTTCTGGGCCGGGCAGCGCGTGCGGGGCGCCCTCGCCCCCACGCTCGCCACGGCCGACGCCGAGCGCGGCACCCCCTGGCCACAGCCCCTGGCCTCGCAGTACGCGCGGTTCTTCCGCGACGGCGTCCGCACGGCCTACGAGGAGCAGGTCGCCGCCCGGCAGGCCCGGCTGACCCGCGCCACGCTCGCGGCGCTCGTCGAGCCGGACGACGCCCACGTCGACGAGGTGGTCGACGGCGTGCTGCTGCTGTGCGAGCAGTCGTCCTGGTGCTGGGCGGCGCACGACGACACCTTCGACCGGCTCGGCCGCGTCACTCCCACCGTCACCGAGCCGTACCTGGACCTCGGCGCGGGCGAGGTCGCCGCCCAGCTCGCCTGGGTCGACCACCTGCTCGGCCCGAGGCTCGACGAGCGGGCGCCGGGCGTGCGCTGGCGCGTCCGGCAGGAGACGCAGGCCCGGGTGCTGCGGCCCTTCACCGACCGGCGCGACTGGTGGTGGCTCGGCGTCGACCACCCGATCATGAACTGGAGCCCCTGGATCCAGGGCAACGTGCTCGCCGCCGCGCTCGCGCTGGAGGAGGACCCGTCCCGGCGCGCGGCCGTCGCCGGGCTCGTCGCCGAGGGGATCGCCGCGTACTGGGCGTCCCTGCCCGCCGACGGCGGGGTCGACGAGGGCTATCACTACTGGTGGCACGGCGCCGCCCGCGCGCTGGAGGCGCAGGACCTGCTCGCCTTCGCGGGGATCGACCCGGCCCCGGAGGCGCTGGCGCGGATCGGCGCGACCGTGGCGTTCCCGCACGCCATGCACCTGGGCGGGGACTGGTACGTCAACGTCGCCGACGGCGCCGCGCGGCCGCTCGCGACCTGGCCCTGGAACGTGGTGCACGCCTGGGCGCTGCGGGTGGGCGACGACGCGGCGGCTCAGCACGCGGCGTCGTACCGCGGGCGGCCCGACGGCCTGTTCGACGAGCGCGCCTCTTTGCCGCGCGCCGTCGGCCTGCTGTCCGGCTCCTGGGCGGACGCCCCCGCCGCCGCGCCGCCGCTCGTGGGGCGGTCCGTGTTCCCGGCGACGGGTGTCGCCGTCGCGCGGTCCGTGCCCGGTTCGGCGCGCGGGCTCGCGGTGTCGGTCAAGGGCGGGCACAACGACGAGAACCACAACCACGTCGACGTCGGCTCGGTGATCGTGGCGCTCGACGGGGTGCCCGTCGTCGTCGACGCCGGCAAGCCCACCTACCGCGCGGGCACGTTCGGCCCCGACCGCTACGACCTGTGGGTGGTGCGCGGCGACTGGCACAACGTGCCGCGGGTCCGCGGCGTGGAGCAGGCGCCGGGCGCGGAGTACGCCGCCCGGGCGTTCGAGGTGTCGGACGGCGGTGCTGGTGCCGCCGCGGCCGCCGTCGGACAGGACGCCGAACGTAGAGTTGGTCGCTCTCTCAGCCCCGATGAAGCGACCAGCTCTACGTTCGATTCCCCGCCCGACGGCGGGACTGCGGCGGGTTGGCGGGCGCGGATCGAGCTGGGTGGGGCCTATCCCGTGGACGGGCTCGTCGAGTGGTGGCGGGAGGTGGCGCTGCAGCCCGGCACGGAGACCGTGACCGTCGTCGACTCCTGGGCGTTCTCCCCCGAGGCGACGAACGATCCGGACGGGCCGACGGCGTGGCACTGGCTGCTCGCCGGCGACGTCGTGCTCACGAACGGCCGGGCCGTCGCCCGGTTCGCCCCCGGCAGCACCCCGGGCACCCCGCCCGGGCGCGCCCTCGCCATCACCTGGGACCCCGCGGCCGTGGACGCGGCGCTCGACGTGCGCGCGCTCGACGACCCCGAGCTGACCGCCGTATGGGGTGAACACCTGACGAGATTGCGCCTCACGGCGCGCTCAGAGGCGCCGTCGGGCTCGTTCCAGGTCACCATGAGACCCATCGGGTCAGGAATGCAGGAGGACGCATGA
- a CDS encoding hydroxyacid dehydrogenase, whose amino-acid sequence MRRPEALLVMDDRALRMQFGPDEDSRLRAIARLGEPARVTDYDTPEAKARLADVEVLVTSWGAPQLTTDVLDLAPNLRAVVHCAGSVRSLVSDAVWDRGLLVTNAVAENALPVAEFTVAAIVMAGKKAPFLANIARKRRDDWSYLTEHGELSNRDRVVGIVGFSRTGRQVVTRLTVPGSGPETREILVADPLADPAAVADAGARLVPLDELLAASDIVSLHAPELPSTRNLIGARELALLPDGATLINTARGAVVDTAALERECVTGRIYAMLDVTEPEPLPASSVLYDLPNVMITPHVAGSLGTEARRMTAAALDELERYARGESSRSAVTREDMEFVA is encoded by the coding sequence GTGCGGCGACCTGAGGCCCTGCTCGTCATGGACGACCGGGCACTGCGCATGCAGTTCGGCCCGGACGAGGACTCCCGGCTGCGTGCGATCGCGAGGCTCGGCGAGCCCGCTCGTGTGACCGACTACGACACCCCCGAGGCGAAGGCCCGGCTGGCCGACGTCGAGGTGCTCGTCACCTCGTGGGGCGCCCCCCAGCTCACCACCGACGTGCTCGACCTCGCGCCGAACCTGCGCGCCGTCGTGCACTGCGCGGGCTCGGTGCGGTCGCTCGTGTCCGACGCCGTCTGGGACCGCGGGCTGCTCGTGACCAACGCGGTGGCCGAGAACGCGCTGCCCGTCGCGGAGTTCACGGTCGCCGCGATCGTCATGGCCGGCAAGAAGGCCCCGTTCCTCGCGAACATCGCGCGCAAGCGCCGCGACGACTGGTCCTACCTGACCGAGCACGGCGAGCTGTCCAACCGCGACCGGGTCGTCGGGATCGTCGGCTTCTCCCGGACCGGGCGGCAGGTCGTGACGCGGCTGACCGTGCCGGGCTCCGGCCCCGAGACGCGCGAGATCCTCGTGGCGGACCCGCTCGCGGACCCGGCCGCCGTGGCCGACGCCGGCGCGCGGCTGGTGCCGCTCGACGAGCTGCTCGCGGCGTCCGACATCGTGTCTTTGCACGCCCCCGAGCTGCCCTCGACGCGCAACCTGATCGGCGCGCGCGAGCTCGCCCTGCTGCCCGACGGCGCGACGCTGATCAACACCGCGCGCGGCGCCGTCGTCGACACCGCGGCGCTGGAGCGCGAGTGTGTCACCGGGCGCATCTACGCGATGCTCGACGTCACCGAGCCGGAGCCGCTGCCGGCGTCGTCGGTGCTGTACGACCTGCCGAACGTCATGATCACCCCGCACGTCGCGGGGTCGCTCGGCACGGAGGCGCGCCGCATGACCGCGGCCGCGCTCGACGAGCTGGAGCGGTACGCGCGGGGCGAGTCGTCCCGCAGCGCCGTGACGCGCGAGGACATGGAGTTCGTCGCATGA
- a CDS encoding DUF2264 domain-containing protein → MTDHIASTRTGAGAPGAGPANAGASGPEARAWLAGYADKLLAAVRPYASPSGSLITLPGTPGGYGTAVDGLEGFARTFLLAGFRLAGEDGADPTGLAERYAAGLAAGTDPTHPERWTRPEEHGQAKVEAASLALILDLTRPWIWDRMEPSAQEHVIGYLGSVVGDDAYPDNNWVWFRIVVETFLRSVGGPFSADDVARDLAAHDRFRRPGGWFADGPERSFDHYAGWALHLYPALWARMSGAAEVAAAAGDDLAVRSASDREHLARYLDDALALVGADGSPLLQGRSLTYRFAAAAPFWAGAVAGVGRPGQLREAATRIVRHFADHDVPGDDGLLTLGWHHPWRPIAQRYSGTGSPYWASKGLLGLALPASHEVWTAAPEPLPVDVGDVLTVAEAPGWAISATRDDGIVRVINHGTDHALPGADGGDSPLYARLGYSTATSPLLDADAWRSPLDQSVVLLNEAAEATHRTGFTPVPVECGIFAPQDPSDRANTQHSTGAVGLGSVASVHWVRADPGAPDHGSGRPGVATAAGRVTTVSIVRGAWEVRLVRVADGADPRATALRIGGWAAGPGLDSALVPLAGDIAPVSGATTADDVTPLAGPTTTPWLRYAPVPDGWTAVAVHLGRTAAGDPADPTAPAAAPQLDLTADQALVTWPDGERTTAELPTADLP, encoded by the coding sequence ATGACCGACCACATCGCATCGACCCGGACCGGCGCGGGCGCGCCCGGCGCCGGCCCGGCCAACGCCGGCGCCTCCGGCCCCGAGGCCCGCGCCTGGCTCGCGGGCTACGCCGACAAGCTGCTGGCCGCCGTCCGCCCGTACGCGTCGCCGAGCGGCTCGCTCATCACGCTGCCCGGCACGCCGGGCGGGTACGGCACCGCCGTCGACGGTCTGGAGGGCTTCGCCCGCACCTTCCTGCTCGCGGGCTTCCGGCTCGCGGGGGAGGACGGCGCGGACCCGACGGGGCTGGCCGAGCGCTACGCGGCCGGGCTGGCCGCGGGCACCGACCCGACGCACCCCGAGCGCTGGACCCGGCCCGAGGAGCACGGCCAGGCCAAGGTCGAGGCCGCCTCGCTCGCGCTGATCCTCGACCTCACGCGGCCCTGGATCTGGGACCGCATGGAGCCGTCCGCGCAGGAGCACGTGATCGGGTACCTCGGCTCCGTCGTCGGCGACGACGCCTACCCCGACAACAACTGGGTCTGGTTCCGGATCGTCGTCGAGACGTTCCTGCGCTCGGTCGGCGGCCCGTTCTCCGCGGACGACGTCGCGCGCGACCTCGCCGCCCACGACCGGTTCCGGCGGCCCGGCGGCTGGTTCGCCGACGGCCCTGAGCGCAGCTTCGACCACTACGCGGGCTGGGCGCTGCACCTGTACCCGGCGCTCTGGGCGCGGATGTCCGGCGCCGCGGAGGTCGCGGCCGCCGCGGGCGACGACCTGGCCGTCCGGTCGGCGTCGGACCGCGAGCACCTGGCGCGCTACCTGGACGACGCGCTCGCGCTCGTCGGCGCCGACGGCTCCCCGCTGCTGCAGGGCCGCAGCCTCACCTACCGCTTCGCGGCCGCCGCGCCGTTCTGGGCCGGCGCCGTCGCGGGCGTGGGCCGCCCCGGGCAGCTCCGGGAGGCGGCGACGCGCATCGTGCGGCACTTCGCCGACCACGACGTGCCGGGCGACGACGGCCTGCTGACCCTCGGCTGGCACCACCCGTGGCGCCCCATCGCGCAGCGGTACAGCGGCACGGGCTCCCCGTACTGGGCGAGCAAGGGCCTGCTCGGCCTGGCGCTGCCCGCCTCGCACGAGGTCTGGACGGCGGCGCCCGAGCCGCTGCCCGTCGACGTCGGCGACGTGCTCACCGTGGCGGAGGCGCCCGGCTGGGCGATCAGCGCCACGCGCGACGACGGCATCGTGCGCGTGATCAACCACGGCACCGACCACGCCCTGCCCGGCGCGGACGGCGGCGACTCGCCCCTGTACGCGCGCCTCGGCTACTCGACGGCGACGTCCCCGCTGCTGGACGCCGACGCCTGGCGCTCCCCGCTGGACCAGTCGGTGGTCCTCCTGAACGAGGCGGCCGAGGCCACGCACCGCACCGGCTTCACCCCCGTCCCCGTTGAGTGCGGGATATTCGCCCCCCAGGACCCCTCCGACAGGGCGAATACCCAGCACTCAACGGGTGCGGTGGGGCTGGGGTCCGTGGCTTCCGTGCACTGGGTGCGTGCCGATCCGGGCGCGCCCGACCACGGGTCCGGGCGGCCCGGGGTCGCCACGGCGGCCGGGCGGGTCACCACCGTCTCGATCGTCCGGGGCGCCTGGGAGGTCCGGCTGGTCCGGGTCGCCGACGGCGCGGACCCCCGCGCGACGGCGCTCCGCATCGGCGGCTGGGCCGCCGGGCCCGGGCTCGACTCGGCCCTGGTGCCGCTGGCGGGCGACATCGCGCCGGTCAGCGGGGCCACCACGGCCGACGACGTCACCCCGCTCGCCGGACCGACGACCACCCCCTGGCTGCGGTACGCCCCGGTGCCGGACGGCTGGACCGCCGTCGCCGTCCACCTCGGCCGGACCGCCGCCGGCGACCCGGCCGACCCGACGGCCCCGGCCGCCGCACCCCAGCTCGACCTCACCGCCGACCAGGCCCTCGTGACCTGGCCCGACGGCGAACGGACCACGGCAGAGCTGCCCACGGCAGACCTGCCCTGA
- a CDS encoding ABC transporter substrate-binding protein — protein MNRKIMSAFGIAAAASLALTGCGGQDEPAAADGPVTISLAGWDFASTPEFQTLADAYHEANPDVTVELKEYPAGDDYDTALTADLAAGAAPDVFIVKNLKNYITFQEGGTLLDISDVAGELDPETGGLEPMSVDGATYAVPYRQDSWLLYYNKELFEKAGVDLPDGSWTWDDYAEAAEQLTEGIGEKQVTGTYLHSWQSTVQGFALAQTEGAALDGGDFSFLAPYYERELALQDAGAQPSYATVTTNELAYQSQFGTQKAAMLPMGSWYIGTLVAEQESGTADTFEWGIAPIPQLDESTTGTENTPVTFGDPTTMGISSDIDESKVETAKDFLRFAAGPDGAAALAEIGITPALIDDAVADAIFGLEGVPQDELSRFAYTTHDTLPENPVGQKTAAIQTILGELHSAVMSESTPVDEAITEAEERVANEVG, from the coding sequence ATGAACCGCAAGATCATGAGCGCGTTCGGCATCGCCGCCGCCGCGTCGCTGGCCCTGACGGGGTGCGGCGGACAGGACGAGCCCGCGGCCGCCGACGGCCCGGTCACCATCAGCCTCGCGGGCTGGGACTTCGCGTCCACGCCCGAGTTCCAGACGCTCGCGGACGCCTATCACGAGGCCAACCCGGACGTCACCGTGGAGCTCAAGGAGTACCCGGCGGGCGACGACTACGACACCGCCCTCACGGCCGACCTCGCCGCGGGCGCAGCCCCCGACGTCTTCATCGTGAAGAACCTGAAGAACTACATCACGTTCCAGGAGGGCGGCACGCTCCTCGACATCTCGGACGTCGCCGGCGAGCTCGACCCCGAGACCGGCGGCCTGGAGCCGATGTCGGTCGACGGCGCGACCTACGCGGTGCCCTACCGCCAGGACTCGTGGCTGCTCTACTACAACAAGGAGCTCTTCGAGAAGGCCGGCGTCGACCTGCCCGACGGCTCCTGGACCTGGGACGACTACGCCGAGGCCGCCGAGCAGCTCACCGAGGGCATCGGCGAGAAGCAGGTCACCGGCACCTACCTGCACAGCTGGCAGTCCACCGTGCAGGGCTTCGCGCTCGCGCAGACCGAGGGCGCCGCGCTCGACGGCGGGGACTTCTCGTTCCTGGCCCCGTACTACGAGCGCGAGCTCGCGCTGCAGGATGCCGGCGCCCAGCCGTCCTACGCGACCGTCACCACGAACGAGCTGGCCTACCAGTCGCAGTTCGGCACCCAGAAGGCAGCGATGCTCCCGATGGGCTCCTGGTACATCGGCACCCTGGTGGCCGAGCAGGAGTCGGGCACCGCGGACACCTTCGAGTGGGGCATCGCGCCGATCCCGCAGCTCGACGAGTCCACGACCGGCACCGAGAACACCCCGGTCACGTTCGGGGACCCGACGACGATGGGGATCAGCTCCGACATCGACGAGTCCAAGGTCGAGACCGCGAAGGACTTCCTGCGCTTCGCCGCCGGCCCCGACGGCGCCGCGGCGCTCGCCGAGATCGGTATCACGCCGGCCCTGATCGACGACGCCGTGGCGGACGCGATCTTCGGGCTGGAGGGTGTGCCGCAGGACGAGCTGTCCCGCTTCGCCTACACCACGCACGACACCCTGCCGGAGAACCCGGTGGGCCAGAAGACGGCGGCCATCCAGACCATCCTGGGCGAGCTCCACTCGGCGGTCATGTCGGAGTCCACCCCCGTGGACGAGGCGATCACCGAGGCCGAGGAGCGCGTCGCCAACGAGGTCGGCTGA
- a CDS encoding carbohydrate ABC transporter permease, with protein sequence MATPVADDRRTLGLPQPERPPLRKPRTSLKLRNALVGWTFILPNFAGFAVLTLVPVLTLFYISLTSWNIFGAAQWVGLDNFARLVGDKSFHTALGNTFYYAALHIPITIVASLSLALLLNQKLRGAAFFRTVAFFPYITSIVAVAVVWNMLFSPEYGPINQFLSLFIGGEMPGWTVSKDWAMPAVIIVGTWKDMGYYMLLFLAGLQTVPGELQEAARIDGANAWQRFWNVTLPCLRPTMFFVTVMVTIQSFKVFDLILVMTDGGPGQATLVLSQYIYQKGFEQFEFGYASAVAVVLFFICIIVTVVQFVYNKRKEA encoded by the coding sequence ATGGCGACTCCTGTCGCCGACGACCGGCGGACGCTCGGGCTCCCGCAGCCCGAGCGCCCGCCGCTCCGAAAGCCCCGCACCTCGCTCAAGCTCCGCAACGCCCTGGTCGGCTGGACGTTCATCCTGCCGAACTTCGCCGGCTTCGCCGTGCTCACGCTCGTACCGGTGCTCACGCTCTTCTACATCTCGCTGACGAGCTGGAACATCTTCGGGGCCGCGCAGTGGGTGGGCCTCGACAACTTCGCGCGGCTGGTGGGGGACAAGAGCTTCCACACCGCGCTCGGCAACACCTTCTACTACGCCGCGCTGCACATCCCGATCACGATCGTCGCGTCCTTGTCGCTGGCGCTGCTGCTGAACCAGAAGCTGCGCGGCGCCGCGTTCTTCCGCACGGTCGCGTTCTTCCCGTACATCACCTCGATCGTCGCGGTCGCGGTGGTGTGGAACATGCTGTTCAGCCCGGAGTACGGGCCGATCAACCAGTTCCTGAGCCTGTTCATCGGCGGCGAGATGCCCGGCTGGACCGTCTCCAAGGACTGGGCGATGCCCGCCGTCATCATCGTGGGCACGTGGAAGGACATGGGCTACTACATGCTCCTGTTCCTGGCCGGCCTGCAGACGGTGCCCGGCGAGCTGCAGGAGGCCGCGCGGATCGACGGCGCCAACGCGTGGCAGCGGTTCTGGAACGTCACGCTGCCCTGCCTGCGGCCCACGATGTTCTTCGTGACCGTCATGGTCACCATCCAGAGCTTCAAGGTCTTCGACCTGATCCTCGTCATGACCGACGGCGGACCGGGCCAGGCCACGCTGGTGCTCAGCCAGTACATCTACCAGAAGGGCTTCGAGCAGTTCGAGTTCGGCTACGCCTCGGCCGTCGCCGTCGTCCTGTTCTTCATCTGCATCATCGTGACCGTGGTGCAGTTCGTGTACAACAAGCGGAAGGAAGCGTGA
- a CDS encoding carbohydrate ABC transporter permease: MAARPSALRRSGRVLLYTVMILAAAGIMLPFAWMVISSLKQNNQVFTAPVEWIPDPVQWRNYLDIWVKADMVTWVRNTLVLSVAVTLLQVLTGSFAAYGFAKMRFPGRDALFLVYIGTIAVPWQSYMIPQFQMLSSWGLNNTLWAIMLLQAFGAFGVFLMKQYYESIPDSLSEAARIDGLSEYGIWWRIIMPLSVPALASLTIITFVSTWNDYLGPLIYLRDRELWTIQIGLQSFIGEYNAEHALIMTGSVLSVLPIALIFLLGQRYFVQGIATTGVKG, translated from the coding sequence ATGGCCGCCCGCCCGTCCGCGCTCCGGAGGTCCGGCCGGGTGCTGCTCTACACGGTGATGATCCTCGCCGCGGCGGGCATCATGCTCCCGTTCGCCTGGATGGTGATCTCGTCCCTCAAGCAGAACAACCAGGTGTTCACGGCGCCGGTGGAGTGGATCCCCGACCCCGTGCAGTGGCGCAACTACCTCGACATCTGGGTCAAGGCCGACATGGTCACGTGGGTGCGCAACACCCTCGTCCTCTCCGTCGCCGTGACGCTGCTGCAGGTGCTGACCGGCAGCTTCGCCGCGTACGGCTTCGCCAAGATGCGCTTCCCGGGGCGCGACGCGCTGTTCCTGGTGTACATCGGCACCATCGCGGTGCCGTGGCAGTCGTACATGATCCCGCAGTTCCAGATGCTCTCGAGCTGGGGTCTGAACAACACCCTGTGGGCGATCATGCTGCTCCAGGCGTTCGGCGCCTTCGGGGTGTTCCTCATGAAGCAGTACTACGAGTCGATCCCCGACTCGCTGTCCGAGGCGGCGCGCATCGACGGGCTCTCCGAGTACGGGATCTGGTGGCGCATCATCATGCCGCTGTCCGTGCCGGCCCTGGCGTCGCTGACGATCATCACGTTCGTCTCCACCTGGAACGACTACCTCGGGCCGCTCATCTACCTGCGCGACCGCGAGCTGTGGACCATCCAGATCGGTCTCCAGTCGTTCATCGGCGAGTACAACGCCGAGCACGCCCTGATCATGACGGGGTCCGTGCTGTCGGTGCTGCCGATCGCGCTGATCTTCCTGCTCGGGCAGCGGTACTTCGTGCAGGGCATCGCGACGACGGGCGTGAAGGGATGA
- a CDS encoding DUF624 domain-containing protein, whose protein sequence is MSAVGAAGGAAAPRRRRALIGPETYELVFGTVYTGLMTNLLLAVACLPLVVLVVATDVATTWPLAALAAPLVGPALVAAFAVFGAFSADGSTAVVRTFARAWRRHLRRGLAIGALATGAVVVAAVDVAFFWGRTAGAVAIPVLVTLAAVAVLTAVLALVAVPEMPDARLRDVLLAALVLGVRRWYLSAGALVILGLLVSLAATRPAVGLGFAAAPLLFAAWGACRFTLRAAARP, encoded by the coding sequence ATGAGTGCCGTGGGGGCGGCCGGCGGTGCCGCCGCGCCGCGGCGTCGTCGGGCGCTGATCGGGCCCGAGACCTACGAGCTGGTGTTCGGGACCGTCTACACGGGCCTGATGACCAACCTGCTCCTGGCGGTCGCGTGCCTGCCCCTGGTGGTCCTGGTCGTGGCGACCGACGTCGCCACGACCTGGCCGCTCGCCGCCCTGGCGGCGCCTCTCGTCGGCCCGGCCCTCGTCGCGGCCTTCGCGGTGTTCGGCGCCTTCAGCGCCGACGGGTCGACGGCGGTCGTGCGCACCTTCGCGCGCGCCTGGCGCCGGCACCTGCGCCGCGGCCTGGCGATCGGGGCGCTCGCCACGGGCGCCGTCGTCGTGGCCGCCGTCGACGTCGCGTTCTTCTGGGGCCGGACGGCGGGCGCGGTCGCGATCCCCGTGCTGGTGACGCTGGCCGCCGTCGCGGTGCTGACCGCCGTCCTCGCCCTCGTCGCCGTGCCCGAGATGCCGGACGCGCGCCTGCGCGACGTGCTGCTCGCGGCGCTGGTGCTCGGCGTGCGCCGCTGGTACCTCTCGGCCGGTGCGCTGGTGATCCTGGGCCTGCTGGTGAGCCTGGCGGCGACCCGCCCGGCCGTGGGCCTAGGCTTCGCGGCGGCCCCGCTCCTCTTCGCGGCCTGGGGCGCCTGCCGCTTCACGCTGCGTGCCGCGGCCCGGCCGTAG
- a CDS encoding sugar phosphate isomerase/epimerase family protein, with protein MSRASLNTATVKHATLAEACEAAANAGFGAVGPWRDVVQAVGAPQAARIIADAGLRASSLCRGGFLTAADDAGIRAALDDNKQAIEEAATIGTSELVFVVGGLVGSTPGGAPTSGVDRDLVATRGRVADRIADLVPFAAEHGVRIVLEPLHPIFAADRAVISTLAQALDLAAPFAASEVGVVVDTYHVWWDPALQRSIARAGREDRIASYQVCDWALPLAAEPLNSRGHVGDGYIDFATITGWVRDAGYVGDIETEIFNEQIWAEPTSKTAETVLSRYDQHVAPHL; from the coding sequence ATGAGCCGGGCCTCGCTGAACACCGCGACCGTCAAGCACGCGACCCTGGCCGAGGCGTGCGAGGCGGCGGCGAACGCCGGCTTCGGCGCCGTCGGCCCGTGGCGCGACGTCGTCCAGGCGGTCGGCGCGCCGCAGGCGGCGCGCATCATCGCCGACGCCGGGCTCCGCGCATCGTCCCTGTGCCGGGGCGGGTTCCTCACCGCGGCCGACGACGCCGGCATCCGTGCCGCGCTCGACGACAACAAGCAGGCCATCGAGGAGGCCGCGACGATCGGCACGTCCGAGCTGGTCTTCGTCGTCGGCGGCCTGGTGGGGTCGACGCCGGGCGGCGCCCCGACGTCGGGCGTGGACCGCGACCTGGTCGCGACGCGCGGCCGGGTGGCCGACCGGATCGCCGACCTGGTGCCGTTCGCCGCCGAGCACGGCGTGCGGATCGTGCTGGAGCCGCTGCACCCGATCTTCGCCGCCGACCGGGCCGTGATCTCCACGCTCGCGCAGGCGCTCGACCTGGCGGCGCCGTTCGCGGCGTCGGAGGTGGGTGTGGTCGTGGACACCTATCACGTGTGGTGGGACCCGGCCCTGCAGCGGTCGATCGCGCGGGCGGGGCGTGAGGACCGCATCGCGTCGTACCAGGTGTGCGACTGGGCGCTGCCGCTCGCGGCGGAGCCGCTGAACTCGCGCGGGCACGTGGGCGACGGGTACATCGACTTCGCCACGATCACGGGCTGGGTGCGCGACGCCGGGTACGTGGGCGACATCGAGACGGAGATCTTCAACGAGCAGATCTGGGCGGAGCCGACGTCGAAGACGGCCGAGACGGTCCTGTCCCGCTACGACCAGCACGTGGCGCCGCACCTCTAG